The following proteins come from a genomic window of Megalops cyprinoides isolate fMegCyp1 chromosome 6, fMegCyp1.pri, whole genome shotgun sequence:
- the tfeb gene encoding transcription factor EB isoform X3 yields the protein MASRIGLRLQLMRDQLQQEEQRERQQQQAAGLSYMQHRMPVPPTPAINTPAQFQPPMQVPMEVLMVQTHLENPTDYHIRQSQRQQLKEYLSTTYATKQVVHAVAGVQPSPPLPPPPGQSAAPPPLPSPRLRTEQLIGSAGNSAPNSPMAMLNIGSSHENELPLSSSHLDVYTAPGMSAPAIAMTSNSCPANLAIKRELSDAEARAMAKERQKKDNHNLIERRRRFNINDRIKELGTMIPKTNDLDVRWNKGTILRASVEYIKRMQRDVQRSREVENNFKRMEMANKQLWLRIQELEMQARLHGLPSSSPSGLGSAELLSPFVKQETSPEEKVPGESLPPHPHQQQRQLPLMAQHPQHQQPLQYPSVGSSQHFDFAQSLDLCDSGQGYADPLSQLTELSSLGGTGKKGGELGFMLMDEALSPLGGDPLLSAMSPEASVDSSRRSSFSMEDSDIL from the exons ATGGCCTCTCGGATCGGCCTGCGCCTGCAGCTGATGCGCgaccagctgcagcaggaggagcagcgggagcggcagcagcagcaggccgccGGCCTCAGCTACATGCAGCACCGCATGCCGGTGCCGCCCACCCCCGCCATCAACACGCCCGCCCAGTTCCAGCCGCCCATGCAGGTGCCCATGGAGGTGCTCAtg GTCCAGACCCACCTGGAGAATCCCACGGACTACCACATCCGCCAGTCCCAGAGGCAGCAGCTCAAGGAGTATCTCTCCACCACCTACGCCACCAAGCAGGTGGTGCACGCCGTGGCCGGGGTGCAGCCCTCAccacccctgcccccgccccccgggCAGTcagcagccccgccccctctgcccTCACCTCGCCTCCGCACCGAGCAGCTCATCGGCTCCGCGGGAAACAGCGCCCCCAACAGCCCCATGGCCATGCTCAACATCGGCAGCAGCCACGAGAACGAG CTTCCCCTCTCCAGTAGCCACCTGGATGTGTACACGGCTCCCGGGATGTCCGCTCCCGCCATAGCCATGACCAGCAACTCCTGCCCAGCCAACCTGGCCATCAAGAGGGAGCTGTCAG atGCAGAAGCACGAGCAATGGCCAAGGAAAGACAGAAGAAAGACAACCACAACCTGA ttgaaagaagaagaagattcAATATCAACGATCGTATCAAAGAGTTGGGCACCATGATTCCTAAAACGAACGACCT GGACGTGCGCTGGAACAAAGGCACCATCCTGCGGGCCTCGGTGGAGTACATTAAGCGCATGCAGAGGGATGTGCAGCGATCCCGGGAGGTGGAGAACAACTTCAAACGCATGGAGATGGCCAACAAGCAGCTGTGGCTCCGCATCCAG GAGCTGGAGATGCAGGCCCGGCTCCACGGCCTGCCTAGCAGCTCCCCTTCAGGCCTGGGCAGCGCGGAGCTCCTGAGCCCCTTCGTCAAACAGGAGACCAGCCCCGAGGAGAAGGTGCCGGGGGAGTCcctgcctccccacccccaccagcagcagagacagctcCCCCTGATGGCCCAGCACCCCCAGCACCAGCAGCCCTTGCAGTACCCCTCCGTTGGAAGCTCCCAGCACTTTGACTTTGCTCAGTCGCTGGACTTGTGCGACAGCGGGCAGGGCTACGCCGACCCCCTGTCCCAGCTGACCGAGCTTTCGTCCCTGGGCGGCACGGGGAAGAAGGGGGGAGAGCTGGGCTTCATGCTGATGGACGAGGCGCTGTCACCCCTGGGGGGGGACCCCCTGCTCTCCGCCATGTCCCCGGAGGCATCTGTGGACAGCAGCCGGCGCAGCAGCTTCAGTATGGAGGACTCGGATATACTGTGA
- the tfeb gene encoding transcription factor EB isoform X2 encodes MASRIGLRLQLMRDQLQQEEQRERQQQQAAGLSYMQHRMPVPPTPAINTPAQFQPPMQVPMEVLMVQTHLENPTDYHIRQSQRQQLKEYLSTTYATKQVVHAVAGVQPSPPLPPPPGQSAAPPPLPSPRLRTEQLIGSAGNSAPNSPMAMLNIGSSHENEMDDVIDDIISLQSSYDDVQAYIDPVVQMPNTLPLSSSHLDVYTAPGMSAPAIAMTSNSCPANLAIKRELSEARAMAKERQKKDNHNLIERRRRFNINDRIKELGTMIPKTNDLDVRWNKGTILRASVEYIKRMQRDVQRSREVENNFKRMEMANKQLWLRIQELEMQARLHGLPSSSPSGLGSAELLSPFVKQETSPEEKVPGESLPPHPHQQQRQLPLMAQHPQHQQPLQYPSVGSSQHFDFAQSLDLCDSGQGYADPLSQLTELSSLGGTGKKGGELGFMLMDEALSPLGGDPLLSAMSPEASVDSSRRSSFSMEDSDIL; translated from the exons ATGGCCTCTCGGATCGGCCTGCGCCTGCAGCTGATGCGCgaccagctgcagcaggaggagcagcgggagcggcagcagcagcaggccgccGGCCTCAGCTACATGCAGCACCGCATGCCGGTGCCGCCCACCCCCGCCATCAACACGCCCGCCCAGTTCCAGCCGCCCATGCAGGTGCCCATGGAGGTGCTCAtg GTCCAGACCCACCTGGAGAATCCCACGGACTACCACATCCGCCAGTCCCAGAGGCAGCAGCTCAAGGAGTATCTCTCCACCACCTACGCCACCAAGCAGGTGGTGCACGCCGTGGCCGGGGTGCAGCCCTCAccacccctgcccccgccccccgggCAGTcagcagccccgccccctctgcccTCACCTCGCCTCCGCACCGAGCAGCTCATCGGCTCCGCGGGAAACAGCGCCCCCAACAGCCCCATGGCCATGCTCAACATCGGCAGCAGCCACGAGAACGAG ATGGATGATGTcattgatgacatcatcagtttGCAGTCCAGCTATGATGATGTACAGGCGTATATTGACCCCGTGGTCCAGATGCCCAACACA CTTCCCCTCTCCAGTAGCCACCTGGATGTGTACACGGCTCCCGGGATGTCCGCTCCCGCCATAGCCATGACCAGCAACTCCTGCCCAGCCAACCTGGCCATCAAGAGGGAGCTGTCAG AAGCACGAGCAATGGCCAAGGAAAGACAGAAGAAAGACAACCACAACCTGA ttgaaagaagaagaagattcAATATCAACGATCGTATCAAAGAGTTGGGCACCATGATTCCTAAAACGAACGACCT GGACGTGCGCTGGAACAAAGGCACCATCCTGCGGGCCTCGGTGGAGTACATTAAGCGCATGCAGAGGGATGTGCAGCGATCCCGGGAGGTGGAGAACAACTTCAAACGCATGGAGATGGCCAACAAGCAGCTGTGGCTCCGCATCCAG GAGCTGGAGATGCAGGCCCGGCTCCACGGCCTGCCTAGCAGCTCCCCTTCAGGCCTGGGCAGCGCGGAGCTCCTGAGCCCCTTCGTCAAACAGGAGACCAGCCCCGAGGAGAAGGTGCCGGGGGAGTCcctgcctccccacccccaccagcagcagagacagctcCCCCTGATGGCCCAGCACCCCCAGCACCAGCAGCCCTTGCAGTACCCCTCCGTTGGAAGCTCCCAGCACTTTGACTTTGCTCAGTCGCTGGACTTGTGCGACAGCGGGCAGGGCTACGCCGACCCCCTGTCCCAGCTGACCGAGCTTTCGTCCCTGGGCGGCACGGGGAAGAAGGGGGGAGAGCTGGGCTTCATGCTGATGGACGAGGCGCTGTCACCCCTGGGGGGGGACCCCCTGCTCTCCGCCATGTCCCCGGAGGCATCTGTGGACAGCAGCCGGCGCAGCAGCTTCAGTATGGAGGACTCGGATATACTGTGA
- the tfeb gene encoding transcription factor EB isoform X1: protein MASRIGLRLQLMRDQLQQEEQRERQQQQAAGLSYMQHRMPVPPTPAINTPAQFQPPMQVPMEVLMVQTHLENPTDYHIRQSQRQQLKEYLSTTYATKQVVHAVAGVQPSPPLPPPPGQSAAPPPLPSPRLRTEQLIGSAGNSAPNSPMAMLNIGSSHENEMDDVIDDIISLQSSYDDVQAYIDPVVQMPNTLPLSSSHLDVYTAPGMSAPAIAMTSNSCPANLAIKRELSDAEARAMAKERQKKDNHNLIERRRRFNINDRIKELGTMIPKTNDLDVRWNKGTILRASVEYIKRMQRDVQRSREVENNFKRMEMANKQLWLRIQELEMQARLHGLPSSSPSGLGSAELLSPFVKQETSPEEKVPGESLPPHPHQQQRQLPLMAQHPQHQQPLQYPSVGSSQHFDFAQSLDLCDSGQGYADPLSQLTELSSLGGTGKKGGELGFMLMDEALSPLGGDPLLSAMSPEASVDSSRRSSFSMEDSDIL from the exons ATGGCCTCTCGGATCGGCCTGCGCCTGCAGCTGATGCGCgaccagctgcagcaggaggagcagcgggagcggcagcagcagcaggccgccGGCCTCAGCTACATGCAGCACCGCATGCCGGTGCCGCCCACCCCCGCCATCAACACGCCCGCCCAGTTCCAGCCGCCCATGCAGGTGCCCATGGAGGTGCTCAtg GTCCAGACCCACCTGGAGAATCCCACGGACTACCACATCCGCCAGTCCCAGAGGCAGCAGCTCAAGGAGTATCTCTCCACCACCTACGCCACCAAGCAGGTGGTGCACGCCGTGGCCGGGGTGCAGCCCTCAccacccctgcccccgccccccgggCAGTcagcagccccgccccctctgcccTCACCTCGCCTCCGCACCGAGCAGCTCATCGGCTCCGCGGGAAACAGCGCCCCCAACAGCCCCATGGCCATGCTCAACATCGGCAGCAGCCACGAGAACGAG ATGGATGATGTcattgatgacatcatcagtttGCAGTCCAGCTATGATGATGTACAGGCGTATATTGACCCCGTGGTCCAGATGCCCAACACA CTTCCCCTCTCCAGTAGCCACCTGGATGTGTACACGGCTCCCGGGATGTCCGCTCCCGCCATAGCCATGACCAGCAACTCCTGCCCAGCCAACCTGGCCATCAAGAGGGAGCTGTCAG atGCAGAAGCACGAGCAATGGCCAAGGAAAGACAGAAGAAAGACAACCACAACCTGA ttgaaagaagaagaagattcAATATCAACGATCGTATCAAAGAGTTGGGCACCATGATTCCTAAAACGAACGACCT GGACGTGCGCTGGAACAAAGGCACCATCCTGCGGGCCTCGGTGGAGTACATTAAGCGCATGCAGAGGGATGTGCAGCGATCCCGGGAGGTGGAGAACAACTTCAAACGCATGGAGATGGCCAACAAGCAGCTGTGGCTCCGCATCCAG GAGCTGGAGATGCAGGCCCGGCTCCACGGCCTGCCTAGCAGCTCCCCTTCAGGCCTGGGCAGCGCGGAGCTCCTGAGCCCCTTCGTCAAACAGGAGACCAGCCCCGAGGAGAAGGTGCCGGGGGAGTCcctgcctccccacccccaccagcagcagagacagctcCCCCTGATGGCCCAGCACCCCCAGCACCAGCAGCCCTTGCAGTACCCCTCCGTTGGAAGCTCCCAGCACTTTGACTTTGCTCAGTCGCTGGACTTGTGCGACAGCGGGCAGGGCTACGCCGACCCCCTGTCCCAGCTGACCGAGCTTTCGTCCCTGGGCGGCACGGGGAAGAAGGGGGGAGAGCTGGGCTTCATGCTGATGGACGAGGCGCTGTCACCCCTGGGGGGGGACCCCCTGCTCTCCGCCATGTCCCCGGAGGCATCTGTGGACAGCAGCCGGCGCAGCAGCTTCAGTATGGAGGACTCGGATATACTGTGA
- the tfeb gene encoding transcription factor EB isoform X4 translates to MPRNALISQVQTHLENPTDYHIRQSQRQQLKEYLSTTYATKQVVHAVAGVQPSPPLPPPPGQSAAPPPLPSPRLRTEQLIGSAGNSAPNSPMAMLNIGSSHENEMDDVIDDIISLQSSYDDVQAYIDPVVQMPNTLPLSSSHLDVYTAPGMSAPAIAMTSNSCPANLAIKRELSDAEARAMAKERQKKDNHNLIERRRRFNINDRIKELGTMIPKTNDLDVRWNKGTILRASVEYIKRMQRDVQRSREVENNFKRMEMANKQLWLRIQELEMQARLHGLPSSSPSGLGSAELLSPFVKQETSPEEKVPGESLPPHPHQQQRQLPLMAQHPQHQQPLQYPSVGSSQHFDFAQSLDLCDSGQGYADPLSQLTELSSLGGTGKKGGELGFMLMDEALSPLGGDPLLSAMSPEASVDSSRRSSFSMEDSDIL, encoded by the exons ATGCCTCGGAACGCTCTTATCAGCCAG GTCCAGACCCACCTGGAGAATCCCACGGACTACCACATCCGCCAGTCCCAGAGGCAGCAGCTCAAGGAGTATCTCTCCACCACCTACGCCACCAAGCAGGTGGTGCACGCCGTGGCCGGGGTGCAGCCCTCAccacccctgcccccgccccccgggCAGTcagcagccccgccccctctgcccTCACCTCGCCTCCGCACCGAGCAGCTCATCGGCTCCGCGGGAAACAGCGCCCCCAACAGCCCCATGGCCATGCTCAACATCGGCAGCAGCCACGAGAACGAG ATGGATGATGTcattgatgacatcatcagtttGCAGTCCAGCTATGATGATGTACAGGCGTATATTGACCCCGTGGTCCAGATGCCCAACACA CTTCCCCTCTCCAGTAGCCACCTGGATGTGTACACGGCTCCCGGGATGTCCGCTCCCGCCATAGCCATGACCAGCAACTCCTGCCCAGCCAACCTGGCCATCAAGAGGGAGCTGTCAG atGCAGAAGCACGAGCAATGGCCAAGGAAAGACAGAAGAAAGACAACCACAACCTGA ttgaaagaagaagaagattcAATATCAACGATCGTATCAAAGAGTTGGGCACCATGATTCCTAAAACGAACGACCT GGACGTGCGCTGGAACAAAGGCACCATCCTGCGGGCCTCGGTGGAGTACATTAAGCGCATGCAGAGGGATGTGCAGCGATCCCGGGAGGTGGAGAACAACTTCAAACGCATGGAGATGGCCAACAAGCAGCTGTGGCTCCGCATCCAG GAGCTGGAGATGCAGGCCCGGCTCCACGGCCTGCCTAGCAGCTCCCCTTCAGGCCTGGGCAGCGCGGAGCTCCTGAGCCCCTTCGTCAAACAGGAGACCAGCCCCGAGGAGAAGGTGCCGGGGGAGTCcctgcctccccacccccaccagcagcagagacagctcCCCCTGATGGCCCAGCACCCCCAGCACCAGCAGCCCTTGCAGTACCCCTCCGTTGGAAGCTCCCAGCACTTTGACTTTGCTCAGTCGCTGGACTTGTGCGACAGCGGGCAGGGCTACGCCGACCCCCTGTCCCAGCTGACCGAGCTTTCGTCCCTGGGCGGCACGGGGAAGAAGGGGGGAGAGCTGGGCTTCATGCTGATGGACGAGGCGCTGTCACCCCTGGGGGGGGACCCCCTGCTCTCCGCCATGTCCCCGGAGGCATCTGTGGACAGCAGCCGGCGCAGCAGCTTCAGTATGGAGGACTCGGATATACTGTGA